A stretch of Bacillus pseudomycoides DNA encodes these proteins:
- a CDS encoding histidine phosphatase family protein → MTTLGIIRHGSTHWNKEGRAQGNSNIPLDQDGFSDAYKLAKRLATENWDLIYSSDLLRAKQTAEAIGKSIENIEIHLEPRLREVSGGQIEGTTEEERISKWGSNWRELNLGIESADSVKARVIPFIEEITYKHPNKNILIVSHGSFIRHLLKELVPHLSMIESPKNTSITKIRKFENGWDSELYNCTVHLD, encoded by the coding sequence ATGACAACACTTGGAATCATTCGCCACGGCAGTACACACTGGAATAAAGAAGGAAGAGCTCAAGGAAATTCAAATATCCCACTTGATCAAGACGGATTCTCCGATGCTTATAAACTAGCAAAACGGTTAGCTACAGAAAATTGGGATTTGATCTATTCTAGCGATTTACTAAGAGCAAAGCAAACTGCTGAAGCAATAGGAAAAAGCATTGAAAATATAGAAATCCATTTAGAACCTAGACTTCGTGAAGTAAGCGGTGGACAAATTGAAGGGACGACTGAAGAAGAACGAATTTCGAAATGGGGAAGTAATTGGAGAGAACTTAATTTAGGAATTGAAAGTGCTGACAGTGTCAAAGCAAGGGTTATACCTTTTATTGAAGAAATTACATATAAACATCCTAACAAAAATATCTTAATCGTTAGTCATGGCTCATTCATTAGGCATCTTCTTAAAGAATTAGTACCTCATTTGAGCATGATCGAATCTCCAAAAAATACATCAATAACTAAAATTAGAAAGTTTGAGAACGGCTGGGATTCAGAATTATATAATTGCACGGTGCATTTAGACTAA
- a CDS encoding cold shock domain-containing protein: MKEKREGIVEWFKKEEGYGSILLDGKERSRVFVHFSVIAPDSNRFSDGFRYLLQGQRVSFHLVEIPGLNEQSKTARNVVILSN, translated from the coding sequence ATGAAAGAAAAGCGTGAAGGTATTGTGGAGTGGTTTAAAAAAGAAGAAGGGTATGGGAGCATTTTATTAGATGGAAAAGAGAGAAGTCGTGTTTTTGTGCACTTTAGCGTAATTGCACCTGATTCGAATAGGTTTTCAGATGGTTTTAGGTACCTTTTACAAGGGCAGAGAGTTTCATTTCATTTAGTTGAAATACCAGGGTTAAATGAACAATCAAAAACAGCTAGAAATGTTGTCATTCTATCAAATTAA
- a CDS encoding GNAT family N-acetyltransferase: MVPIQKDETLIINMSRLYCMVHEGKDFDEMVERITRHTSYENFKGIVAVSDVNEIIGFAYGYQSVEGQYYNHLLREALSSKQVDQWLQDCFEFVELAVHPDYRQKRLGTTLHNCLLGGISNRTSVLTTQVSNHNARSLNDKLQWSNIMEPFHPSKDDVPYVIMGKDLSTI; the protein is encoded by the coding sequence ATGGTACCAATACAGAAAGATGAAACTCTAATTATAAACATGTCCAGACTGTACTGCATGGTGCATGAAGGAAAAGATTTCGATGAAATGGTAGAAAGAATTACAAGACATACGAGTTATGAAAATTTCAAAGGAATAGTAGCTGTAAGTGATGTCAATGAAATAATCGGTTTCGCTTATGGATATCAATCTGTAGAAGGACAGTACTACAATCATTTATTGAGGGAAGCATTAAGTTCGAAACAAGTAGATCAATGGCTACAGGATTGTTTTGAATTTGTTGAATTAGCAGTTCATCCCGATTATCGTCAAAAAAGATTAGGAACTACATTACATAATTGTTTATTAGGTGGAATATCTAATAGAACTAGTGTTTTAACGACACAGGTGAGTAATCATAACGCTCGTTCATTAAACGATAAACTACAATGGAGTAATATAATGGAACCATTTCATCCAAGTAAAGATGATGTTCCTTATGTTATTATGGGAAAAGATTTAAGTACCATATAA
- a CDS encoding aldehyde dehydrogenase has product MVDNIQQLIQEHRQFFHNDYTKSLQFRLEQLEKLKISIQQYENQVLSALYQDLHKSEFEAYAAEIGFTLNSINFIMKYLKQWMKPQKVKTPIHFLPSKSYIIKEPYGTVLIIGPFNYPFQSLIEPLIGAIAAGNCVVLKPSENAPNVSAVINKIISETFDKQYIRVIEGDRETTSLLIHAPFDHIFFTGSVQVGKIVMEAAAKNLIPVTLELGGKGPAIVDETANLDIAAKRIIWGKFINAGQSCIAPDYVIAHKSVKVKLISKMKEVITSFYGSDVSKSNDYGRIVNDKQFDRLISILEQDQNHIIFGGNSSRSDLYIEPTLLEAKSWDTAAMKEEIFGPILPIMEYNDLDGVIHMVNNHPKPLALYVFTKNKNVEKQVLRRISFGGGCVNDTMSHMANLHLPFGGVGNAGFGSYHGKHSFDTFTHRKSILKKSSRIDLGLVFPPYRNKIKILRKIFK; this is encoded by the coding sequence ATGGTTGATAATATTCAACAACTTATTCAAGAGCATAGACAATTTTTCCATAATGACTATACAAAAAGTCTTCAATTCCGTCTTGAACAATTAGAAAAATTAAAAATTTCTATTCAACAATATGAAAATCAAGTGCTGAGCGCATTATATCAAGATTTACACAAAAGCGAGTTTGAAGCTTATGCTGCAGAAATTGGTTTCACATTAAACAGTATCAACTTTATAATGAAATACCTAAAACAGTGGATGAAACCACAAAAAGTAAAAACACCTATTCATTTTTTACCTTCCAAAAGCTACATAATAAAAGAGCCATATGGTACAGTGCTAATTATTGGACCTTTTAATTATCCATTCCAATCATTAATTGAACCTCTTATTGGGGCAATTGCGGCAGGAAACTGTGTAGTTCTCAAGCCTTCAGAAAATGCACCAAATGTTTCAGCTGTAATTAACAAAATAATAAGTGAAACGTTTGATAAGCAATATATTCGTGTAATTGAAGGAGACAGAGAAACAACTTCTTTATTGATTCATGCACCATTTGACCATATCTTTTTTACTGGTAGCGTTCAAGTTGGAAAAATTGTCATGGAAGCTGCGGCGAAAAATCTTATACCAGTAACATTAGAACTTGGTGGAAAAGGACCAGCTATTGTCGATGAAACAGCTAACCTCGATATAGCTGCCAAACGTATTATTTGGGGAAAATTCATAAATGCTGGGCAATCCTGTATTGCACCTGATTATGTTATTGCACACAAATCTGTTAAGGTAAAACTGATTTCAAAAATGAAAGAAGTCATCACAAGCTTTTATGGATCAGATGTATCAAAAAGCAATGATTATGGTCGAATTGTCAATGATAAGCAATTTGATAGACTTATTTCTATACTAGAACAAGACCAAAATCATATAATATTTGGTGGAAATTCATCTAGAAGTGATTTATATATTGAACCAACACTTCTTGAAGCAAAATCGTGGGATACTGCAGCTATGAAAGAAGAAATTTTCGGACCGATTTTACCAATTATGGAGTACAACGATTTAGATGGGGTTATCCATATGGTTAACAACCATCCCAAGCCGTTAGCTTTGTATGTATTTACTAAAAATAAAAATGTTGAAAAACAAGTATTAAGACGAATTTCTTTTGGAGGAGGATGCGTCAATGATACAATGTCACATATGGCTAATCTCCACTTACCCTTTGGTGGAGTAGGAAATGCAGGGTTCGGTTCCTATCATGGCAAACATAGTTTTGATACTTTTACACATCGTAAAAGCATTTTAAAGAAAAGCTCAAGGATAGATTTAGGGCTTGTATTTCCACCGTATAGAAACAAAATTAAAATTTTGCGAAAGATTTTTAAGTAA